CCCCCGACGCCAGCCAGCGCGCTTTGTCACCCGTGCGGTAGAGCCGCGCGCCCGCCTCGCCCGAGACGGGGTCGGGGACGAAGCGCTCGGCCGTCATCGCCGGCCGGTCCAGGTAGCCGCGCGCCAGCCCGTCGCCGCCGATGTAGAGCTCGCCGGCCACGCCCTCGGGCACCGGGCGCATCGCCTCGTCCAGCACGTAGAGCCGCGTGTTGGCCACGGGGACGCCGATCGGCACGGACGCCGCGCCCGGCTCCACCCGGTCCACCACGTGCCACGAGGCGTAGGTGGTGCTCTCGGTGGGGCCGTACACGTTCAGGATGCGCCCCGGCGCGCCGTCCCGCAGCACGCGCTCCAGCACCGGGGCCTCCAGCGCCTCGCCGCCCAGGAGCAGGTGCGCCACGCTGGAGAACGCGTCGGGGACCTCGCCCACCGTCTGCCGGAGCGCCGTGGGGGTGAGGAAGAGCGCGCTCACCCGCTCCTCGCGCAGCCGCTGGGCCAGCACCGGCGGGGAGAGCAGCTCCTCGCGCTCGAACACCACCAGGCGGCCGCCGGCCAGCAGCGTCCCCCAGATCTCCCACAGCGACACGTCGAACGACGGCGTGGTCGCCTGCGCCACCACGTCCGTCTCGGAAAGCCGGAGGTAGTCGCTGTCCCGCACCACGCGCACGATGCCGCGGTGCACGATGGCGATCCCCTTGGGCGTGCCCGTGGAGCCCGAGGTGTAAAGCACGCACGCCAGCGACTGCGCGAACGCCGGGGCGCCCTCCCCGTCCGCCAGCGCCTCCGCGGGGTGTCCGGCGAGCCCGGCGAGCGAGACCACGGGGCCGGCGAAGGAGGCGAGCGAAGGGGGGACCTCGCCGCGCACCACCAGCGCGGCGGCCCGCGACTGGTCCAGCACCCAGGCCAGCCGCTCGGCCGGGTGGTCGGGGTCCAGCGGCACGTAGGCGCCGCCCGCCTGCAGCACGGCCAGGAACGCCACCACCATGTCCGCCGAGCGCTCCATCGCCACGCCCACGCGGCTCTCCGGCCCCACGCCGAGCGCGCGGAGCCGCCGCGCCAGCCGGCCCGCCTCGGCGTCCAGCTCCGCGCAGGTGAGCGAGCGGCGCCGGTCGCGGACGGCCACCGCGCCGGGGGTGCGGCGCGCCTGCTCGCGGAAGAGCGCGTGCACCGTGGCCTCGCGCGGGTACGGCGTCGGCGCGCCGCCCAGCGCCACCAGCCGGCGCTCCTCCCCGGGCGGCAGCAGCCGCAGGCGGGAGACCGGCTCGTCCGGGCGGGCCAGCGCGTCGTCCAGCAGCGTCTCGAAGTGCCCCGCCATCCGGCGCACGGTGGACTCGTCGAACAGGTCCTCGGCCCACTCCCAGATCATCACCACCTCGTCGCCCGCCCCCTGCTGCGCCCGCACGATGGCGATCACGTTCAGGTCGAACTTGGCGGACTGGTTCCCCAGCCCCTCCTCGACGTCCAGCGTGGCCCCGGGGAGCCGCAGCTCGGGGTACGGCGCGTGGTGGAAGCTGAACGCCACCTGGTAGACGGGGAGGTGCCCCAGCGAGCGCTCCGGGTGCACCTCGGCCACGATGCGGGCGAACGGCACCTCCTCGCGCGCGTACGCCTCCATCGCCTCGCCGCGCACGCGCTCCACCAGCGCGTGGAAGGCGGGGTCGCCGGAGAGGTCGGCGCGGACCGGGATGGTGTTCACCAGCATCCCGACCAGCTCCTCGGTCTCGCGGGCGTGCCGGTTCGCCACCGCGCTTCCCACGCAGAAGTCCGCCTCGCCCGTGTAGCGGTGCAGGAGCGCCTCGAACGCCGCGAAGAGCGTCATGAACAGCGTGACCCCCCGGGCGCGGCCGTACGCGTCGGCGCCCGCGTAGAGCCGCGGCGGCAGCGCGAGCCGCAGCGACCCGCCGCGGGCGGTGAGCTGCGACGGGCGCGGCCGGTCGGCGGGGAGCTCCAGCACCGGCGGCGCGCCCTCGAGCTTCTCGCGCCACCAGTCGAGCTGCTCGCGCGCCTCGTCCGTCTCCATCCAGGCGCGCTGCCACGCGGCGTAGTCGGCGTACTGGACCCGTGGCTCGGGGAGCGGCGACGGCAGGCCGCGCAGGAAGGCGGAGTAGAGGGCGACGAGCTCGCGCAGGAAGATCCCGAAGCTCCAGCCGTCGTGCACCAGGTGGTGCTCCACCACCAGCAGGACGTGCCGGTCGTCGGCCAGCCGGTAGAGCGTCCAGCGCACCAGCGGGAGCGCGGCCAGGTCGAACGGCCGCCGGAACTCCGCCTGGAAGCGGCGCCGGAGCTCCGCCTCGCGCTCGTCTTCGGGGAGATGACCGAGATCGGTGACGGGGAGATGGACGGCCCAGGGCGCGTGGATGCGCTGCACCGGCGCCCCGTCGGCTTCGGGGAAGGTGGTGCGGAAGATCTCGTGGCGGCGGACGATCTCGCCGAGCGTCCGCTCCAGCGCGGGGACGTCGAGCGCGCCCGAGACGCGCACCGCCGCCTGGAAGTGGTACGAGAGCGTCCCCGGCACCAGCTGCTGGAAGAACCAGACGGCCTCCTGCCCGATGGAGAGCGGGATCGGCCCCTCCCGGGGAGCGCGGGGGATCGCGGCCGCCGCCCTTTCCGCCGGGGCCGCGACGCGCCGCGCCAGCTCCGCGACGGTGGGCATGGCGAAGAGGTCGGCCAGCGACAGCTCCGCGCCCAGCCGCTCGCGCACCCGCGAGGCGATCCGCACCGCGGCGAGGGAGTGGCCTCCCAGGTCGAGGAAGGCGTCGGTGGCGCCCACCCGCTCCACGCCCAGCACCTCGGCCCAGATCGCCGCGAGGGCGGCCTCGGCCTCCGTGCGGGGGGCGACGTATTCGCCGCGGGCGGCCGGCGCGGGCGCGGGGAGCGCGGCGCGGTCCACCTTGCCGTTGGGGAGGCGCGGGAGCGCGGGGAGGAAGACGATGGCGCCCGGCACCATGTAGTC
This window of the Longimicrobium sp. genome carries:
- a CDS encoding amino acid adenylation domain-containing protein — translated: MTDDLSAACIHRLFERQADATPHRPAVRCRGEQLTYAELDQRANRLAHRLRALGVGPEVPVGVLLPRTADLLVAIFAVLKAGGAYLPLDPAYPPERIAYMLADTRAPVLVTDAARAGSVAGYTGEIVRIDAEREEIDRLPAARPDAAVHPENLAYVIYTSGSTGRPKGVQIEHRSAVHLLRWFERFYPAGERETMLAASSVCFDASIPELFGPLASGGTVALVDNVLALAGEVEPVTAAFVITSAAGELLGAGRLPPTLRTLAVGGEAMAPDVAERLRALGRSCRVMHFYGPSEDTTYSTGGELTPGEGPVSVGRPLPGKAVHLLDSGLHPVGPGEAGEVWVAGAGLARGYAGSPALTADRFRPDPHAGAPGARMYRTGDLGRLDERGELEILGRADEQVKVRGFRVEPGEVEAALRAHPAVADAAAAARGEGGAQLLAAYVVPAGEAPDPGELRRFVGERLPDYMVPGAIVFLPALPRLPNGKVDRAALPAPAPAARGEYVAPRTEAEAALAAIWAEVLGVERVGATDAFLDLGGHSLAAVRIASRVRERLGAELSLADLFAMPTVAELARRVAAPAERAAAAIPRAPREGPIPLSIGQEAVWFFQQLVPGTLSYHFQAAVRVSGALDVPALERTLGEIVRRHEIFRTTFPEADGAPVQRIHAPWAVHLPVTDLGHLPEDEREAELRRRFQAEFRRPFDLAALPLVRWTLYRLADDRHVLLVVEHHLVHDGWSFGIFLRELVALYSAFLRGLPSPLPEPRVQYADYAAWQRAWMETDEAREQLDWWREKLEGAPPVLELPADRPRPSQLTARGGSLRLALPPRLYAGADAYGRARGVTLFMTLFAAFEALLHRYTGEADFCVGSAVANRHARETEELVGMLVNTIPVRADLSGDPAFHALVERVRGEAMEAYAREEVPFARIVAEVHPERSLGHLPVYQVAFSFHHAPYPELRLPGATLDVEEGLGNQSAKFDLNVIAIVRAQQGAGDEVVMIWEWAEDLFDESTVRRMAGHFETLLDDALARPDEPVSRLRLLPPGEERRLVALGGAPTPYPREATVHALFREQARRTPGAVAVRDRRRSLTCAELDAEAGRLARRLRALGVGPESRVGVAMERSADMVVAFLAVLQAGGAYVPLDPDHPAERLAWVLDQSRAAALVVRGEVPPSLASFAGPVVSLAGLAGHPAEALADGEGAPAFAQSLACVLYTSGSTGTPKGIAIVHRGIVRVVRDSDYLRLSETDVVAQATTPSFDVSLWEIWGTLLAGGRLVVFEREELLSPPVLAQRLREERVSALFLTPTALRQTVGEVPDAFSSVAHLLLGGEALEAPVLERVLRDGAPGRILNVYGPTESTTYASWHVVDRVEPGAASVPIGVPVANTRLYVLDEAMRPVPEGVAGELYIGGDGLARGYLDRPAMTAERFVPDPVSGEAGARLYRTGDKARWLASGVLDYLGRLDHQVKVRGFRVEIGEVEAVLRAHPAVAEAAVVVRRDDAGDRWLAAYVAGANGRAPEPAELREALSARLPAYMVPSAFVVVDRVPTTPSGKIDRRALPAADAAVSAAPFAEPATPTERVMAEIWREVLDVERVGADDDFFDLGGHSLRATRIVWRVQTRLGVKLAVGAIFANPTVRTLAARVDELRGPAPVDDEALVAWIEGLSEEEAERLLAEGAVGDG